A genome region from Nocardiopsis exhalans includes the following:
- a CDS encoding carbohydrate ABC transporter permease produces the protein MSERTHTPRAKGAGAAGSGLVDVRRKPATWTGLWYVLPFLAFYLLFLVWPSIVGLGYTFTDRSLAGGDVSFIGFDNWNETLTDPGLYESLWNTLVFTVLSVPVMVLLALGLALLTDHARRLGWFLRLSFFAPFVLPVAVMALMWEWMYNPSLGLFNGILGQLGFEGSEWLFSENTAMVSVVIATAWWQVGFNYLLYLAAMQSIPKDVYEAAAIDGAGVWQRIGRITLPLLARTTVLITVLQLIGSLRVFEQIYLMTGGGPNFATRTVIQYIYDSGFVGLRIGFASSMAYVFMVLIIIASVAQFRLFSRKEA, from the coding sequence ATGTCCGAGCGAACACACACCCCGCGGGCCAAGGGGGCCGGCGCGGCCGGCTCCGGGCTGGTGGACGTCCGCCGCAAGCCCGCGACGTGGACGGGGCTATGGTACGTCCTCCCCTTCCTCGCCTTCTACCTGCTCTTCCTGGTCTGGCCCTCGATCGTGGGCCTGGGCTACACCTTCACCGACCGCAGCCTGGCCGGCGGCGACGTCTCCTTCATCGGCTTCGACAACTGGAACGAGACGCTCACCGACCCGGGACTGTACGAGTCCCTGTGGAACACCCTCGTGTTCACAGTGCTGAGCGTGCCGGTCATGGTACTGCTCGCCCTGGGGCTGGCCCTGCTCACCGACCACGCGCGACGGCTCGGGTGGTTCCTGCGGCTGTCCTTCTTCGCGCCGTTCGTGCTGCCGGTGGCAGTCATGGCGCTCATGTGGGAGTGGATGTACAACCCCAGCCTGGGTCTGTTCAACGGGATCCTGGGCCAACTCGGGTTCGAGGGCTCCGAGTGGCTGTTCAGCGAGAACACCGCGATGGTCTCGGTGGTCATCGCCACCGCCTGGTGGCAGGTCGGGTTCAACTACCTGCTCTATCTGGCCGCCATGCAGTCCATCCCCAAGGACGTGTACGAGGCAGCCGCGATCGACGGCGCGGGCGTGTGGCAGCGCATCGGCCGGATCACTCTGCCGCTGCTCGCCCGCACCACGGTGCTCATCACCGTCCTGCAGCTGATCGGCTCGCTCCGCGTGTTCGAGCAGATCTACCTGATGACCGGGGGCGGACCCAACTTCGCCACCCGCACCGTCATCCAGTACATCTACGACTCCGGTTTCGTCGGGCTGCGCATCGGCTTCGCCTCGTCCATGGCCTACGTGTTCATGGTCCTGATCATCATCGCCTCCGTGGCGCAGTTCCGTCTCTTCTCCCGGAAGGAGGCGTGA
- a CDS encoding extracellular solute-binding protein, whose protein sequence is MRDASHHPSPSHPPPAHGVGRRTLFTAALTTAAVTAAGCGAYDPLAGERTRLRQWNLFGGGDGLRMLQMHEEYQAEHPDIDFRATTFEWGAPFYTKVAMGAAGGRGADIATVHVSRLESLAPGRLLDPIDPAALAEAGIDETMFLPNIWEECFFEGQLYAIPLDTHLLVQFYNLDVCREVGLLDSNDRLVPLDGRETYVDALREIKAATGGFGLSLDTWGPWSNFWALYRQQDGELVFGEDDFELDEDKALAAMDFLYRLSEEGLSPRVSQGADTSANLANGQSGLMIHGNWEMTTLDATDVSFSVTQFPNIFGNHRTRGDSHCYVFPHQRDRDPERTRAALDYAAWMLRHSLSWSEGAGHIPAYLPVAESEEYDRLHPQSEYREAAENVQFEPDAWFSGSAGRLQDDATGPITALHQGTQTPEEALEQLKRTFRTMINAPAPV, encoded by the coding sequence ATGCGCGACGCTTCGCACCACCCATCCCCCTCTCACCCACCGCCCGCACACGGTGTCGGGCGCAGGACACTGTTCACCGCCGCCCTGACCACGGCCGCGGTCACAGCGGCCGGCTGCGGCGCCTACGACCCCCTGGCGGGTGAGCGCACCCGTCTGCGCCAGTGGAACCTCTTCGGCGGCGGTGACGGTCTGCGCATGCTGCAGATGCACGAGGAATACCAGGCAGAACACCCCGACATCGACTTCCGCGCCACCACCTTCGAGTGGGGGGCGCCCTTCTACACCAAGGTCGCCATGGGCGCGGCCGGAGGACGCGGCGCCGACATCGCCACCGTCCACGTCTCCCGGCTGGAGAGCCTGGCTCCGGGCCGTCTCCTGGATCCCATCGACCCCGCCGCCCTGGCCGAGGCCGGGATCGACGAGACCATGTTCCTGCCCAACATCTGGGAGGAGTGCTTCTTCGAGGGACAGCTCTACGCGATCCCGTTGGACACCCACCTGCTGGTGCAGTTCTACAACCTGGACGTGTGCCGGGAGGTCGGGCTCCTGGACTCCAACGACCGGCTCGTGCCGCTCGACGGCCGGGAGACCTACGTCGACGCCCTGCGCGAGATCAAGGCCGCCACCGGCGGTTTCGGGCTCTCACTCGACACCTGGGGCCCCTGGTCCAACTTCTGGGCTCTGTACCGCCAACAGGACGGTGAGCTCGTCTTCGGCGAGGACGACTTCGAGCTGGACGAGGACAAGGCCCTGGCCGCCATGGACTTCCTCTACCGGCTCTCCGAGGAAGGCCTGTCCCCGCGCGTGTCCCAGGGCGCGGACACCTCCGCCAACCTGGCCAACGGCCAGTCCGGGCTGATGATCCACGGCAACTGGGAGATGACCACCCTGGACGCCACGGACGTGTCCTTCTCCGTCACCCAGTTCCCCAACATCTTCGGCAACCACCGGACCCGCGGCGACTCGCACTGCTACGTGTTCCCGCACCAGCGCGACCGCGACCCGGAGAGGACGCGGGCCGCCCTCGACTACGCGGCGTGGATGCTGCGGCACAGCCTCTCCTGGTCCGAGGGCGCGGGCCACATCCCCGCCTACCTGCCGGTCGCCGAGAGCGAGGAGTACGACCGGCTGCACCCGCAGTCGGAGTACCGCGAGGCCGCAGAGAACGTCCAGTTCGAACCGGATGCCTGGTTCAGCGGCTCGGCCGGACGCCTGCAGGACGACGCCACCGGCCCGATCACAGCGCTCCACCAGGGCACCCAGACACCAGAAGAGGCGCTCGAACAGCTCAAACGGACCTTCCGCACCATGATCAACGCACCGGCGCCGGTCTAG
- a CDS encoding carbohydrate ABC transporter permease, protein MATTTDRPAPTVAAERRGAARRGPRPNVGRIALYTVALLAALLWLLPLLWSFATSIKPEGETTVTPPTWFTANPTFDAYAQVLGRGDLIRWTFNSLVTTSIVTVLTLIVCVLAAYGFSRFDFRGRPWLFALIIGGILIPPQTLIVPQFILMTQLGLVDTYWGIALPQVVAPVFVFILKRFFDAIPRDYEDAAKIDGAGSVRILWNVMLPLSRPILTAVGIFTFIGAWNNFLWPFLVTTDPDTMTLPVGMGTVMGNYGIQYAQVMASAVLGALPLLIVFLLFQRHIVTGVAGAGIKG, encoded by the coding sequence ATGGCCACCACCACCGACCGCCCCGCACCGACCGTCGCCGCCGAACGCCGCGGAGCCGCTCGGCGCGGGCCCCGGCCGAACGTGGGACGGATCGCCCTCTACACGGTGGCGCTCCTGGCCGCTCTGCTGTGGCTGCTGCCGCTGCTGTGGTCGTTCGCCACCTCGATCAAACCCGAGGGCGAGACCACGGTCACGCCCCCGACATGGTTCACGGCCAACCCCACCTTCGACGCCTACGCGCAGGTGCTGGGCCGCGGCGACCTCATCCGGTGGACGTTCAACTCGCTCGTCACGACCTCGATCGTCACCGTCCTGACCCTCATCGTGTGCGTCCTGGCCGCCTACGGGTTCTCCCGCTTCGACTTCCGCGGCCGCCCGTGGCTGTTCGCACTGATCATCGGCGGCATCCTCATCCCGCCGCAGACCCTGATCGTGCCCCAGTTCATCCTGATGACCCAGCTGGGGCTGGTGGACACCTACTGGGGGATCGCCCTGCCGCAGGTGGTCGCGCCCGTGTTCGTGTTCATCCTCAAACGTTTCTTCGACGCCATCCCGCGTGACTACGAGGACGCCGCGAAGATCGACGGCGCCGGCTCCGTGAGGATCCTGTGGAACGTGATGCTGCCGTTGTCCCGGCCCATCCTGACCGCGGTCGGCATCTTCACCTTCATCGGCGCGTGGAACAACTTCCTGTGGCCCTTCCTCGTCACCACCGACCCCGACACCATGACCCTCCCGGTCGGGATGGGCACCGTCATGGGCAACTACGGCATCCAGTACGCGCAGGTCATGGCCTCAGCGGTACTGGGAGCCCTCCCCCTGCTCATCGTCTTCCTGCTGTTCCAGCGGCACATCGTCACCGGTGTCGCCGGAGCAGGAATCAAGGGCTGA